A section of the Scomber scombrus chromosome 24, fScoSco1.1, whole genome shotgun sequence genome encodes:
- the gbx2 gene encoding homeobox protein GBX-2: MSAAFSPSFMVMQRPLGSTTAFSIDSLIGGPPQPSPGHFVYTGYPMFMPYRSVVLQPPPPPPPSLQQALPAGHHPHSHPQIPSLQSGFCSSLAQGMALTSTLMASLPGGFSPSQQHQEAARKFGSQALHAVFDKSPELRLEAEEGKSYLQGKESLQGFHDTDSSVPSSTGAVRGHSKEDSKEDECGRKDESFSMDSDLDYSSDDNLTSMCHKEDGDGGGGGGDDGPHLHGSGGGGSGGGGGGGGGGGKNRRRRTAFTSEQLLELEKEFHCKKYLSLTERSQIAHALKLSEVQVKIWFQNRRAKWKRVKAGNVNNKSGEPSRNPKIVVPIPVHVSRFAIRSQHQQMEQTRP, from the exons ATGAGTGCAGCGTTCAGTCCGTCCTTCATGGTGATGCAGCGGCCACTCGGAAGCACCACCGCCTTCAGCATTGACTCTCTGATCGGGGGGCCTCCGCAGCCCAGCCCGGGACACTTCGTCTACACCGGCTACCCGATGTTCATGCCGTACCGGTCGGTGGTGCTCCAGCCTCCTCCTCCGCCCCCCCCATCCCTGCAGCAGGCTCTTCCCGCCGGACACCACCCTCACTCCCACCCGCAGATCCCCAGCCTGCAGAGCGGCTTCTGCTCCAGCCTGGCTCAGGGAATGGCTCTCACCTCCACACTCATGGCGTCGCTGCCCGGAGGTTTCTCCCCGTCTCAGCAGCACCAGGAGGCGGCGAGGAAGTTCGGCTCTCAGGCTCTTCATGCGGTGTTTGATAAATCACCGGAGCTGCGTCTGGAGGCGGAGGAAGGGAAGAGTTACCTGCAGGGGAAAGAGTCTCTGCAGGGTTTCCACGACACGGACAGCTCGGTGCCATCATCCACAGG tgcagtcagAGGACACAGTAAAGAAGACTCTAAGGAGGATGAGTGCGGCAGGAAGGATGAGAGCTTCTCCATGGACAGTGATCTGGACTACAGCTCTGATGACAACCTGACCTCCATGTGCCACAAAGAGGACggagacggaggaggaggaggaggtgatgatGGGCCTCACCTGCACGGCTCCGGTGGAGGAGGCTccggtggaggaggaggaggaggaggcggtggCGGGAAAAACCGGCGGCGGAGGACGGCGTTCACCAGCGAGCagctgctggagctggagaAAGAGTTCCACTGTAAGAAGTACCTGTCCTTAACGGAGCGCTCACAGATTGCGCATGCGCTGAAGCTGAGCGAGGTGCAGGTGAAGATTTGGTTTCAGAACCGGCGCGCGAAGTGGAAACGTGTGAAAGCGGGAAACGTGAACAACAAGTCCGGAGAGCCGTCCAGGAATCCCAAAATAGTGGTTCCCATCCCGGTGCACGTGAGCCGCTTCGCTATCAGGAGTCAGCACCAGCAGATGGAGCAGACCAGACCGTAG